A region from the Triticum urartu cultivar G1812 chromosome 1, Tu2.1, whole genome shotgun sequence genome encodes:
- the LOC125541817 gene encoding glutenin, low molecular weight subunit, translating to MKTFLVFALLALAAASAVAQISQQQQPPPFSEQQQPPFSQKQQPPFSQQQQSPFSQQQQQPPFSQQQQPPFSQQPPISQQQQPPFSQQQQPQFSQQQQPPYSQQQQPPYSQQQQPPFSQQQQPPFSQQQQQPPISQQQQQQQQQQPFTQQQQPPFSQQPPISQQQQPPFSQQQRPPFSQQQQIPVIHPSVLQQLNPCKVFLQQQCIPVAMQRCLARSQMLQQSICHVMQQQCCQQLRQIPEKSRHESIRAIIYSIILQQQQQQQQQQQGQSIIQYQQQQPQQLGQCVSQPLQQLQQQLGQQPQQQQLAYQIAQLEVMTSIALRTLPTMCSVNVPLYETTTSVPLGVGIGVGVY from the coding sequence ATGAAGACCTTCCTCGTCTTTGCCCTCCTCGCTCTTGCGGCGGCAAGTGCCGTTGCGCAAATTTCACAGCAACAACAACCACCACCATTTTCGGAGCAACAACAACCACCATTTTCACAGAAACAACAACCACCATTTTCGCAGCAACAGCAATCACCATTTtcgcaacaacaacaacaacctcCATTTTCGCAGCAACAACAACCACCGTTTTCACAACAACCACCAATTTCACAGCAGCAACAACCACCATTTTCACAGCAACAACAACCACAATTTTCACAGCAACAACAGCCACCATATTCGCAGCAACAACAGCCACCATATTCGCAGCAACAACAACCACCATTTTCGCAGCAACAACAACCACCATTTtcgcagcaacaacaacaaccaccaatttcacagcagcagcagcagcaacaacaacaacaaccattTACACAGCAACAGCAACCACCGTTTTCACAACAGCCACCAATTTCACAGCAGCAACAACCACCATTTTCGCAGCAACAACGACCACCATTTTCACAGCAACAACAAATACCAGTTATTCATCCATCTGTTTTGCAACAGCTAAACCCGTGCAAGGTATTCCTCCAGCAGCAGTGCATCCCTGTGGCAATGCAGCGATGTCTTGCTAGGTCACAAATGTTGCAGCAGAGCATTTGCCATGTGATGCAGCAACAATGTTGCCAGCAGTTGCGGCAAATCCCCGAGAAATCCCGCCATGAGTCAATCCGTGCTATCATCTACTCTATCAtcctgcagcagcagcagcagcaacaacaacaacaacagggTCAGAGTATCATCCAATATCAGCAACAACAACCCCAACAGTTGGGCCAATGTGTCTCCCAACCCCTACAGCAGTTGCAGCAGCAACTCGGGCAACAACCTCAACAACAACAATTGGCATACCAGATAGCTCAGCTTGAGGTGATGACTTCCATTGCACTCCGTACCCTGCCAACAATGTGCAGTGTCAATGTGCCATTGTACGAAACCACCACTAGTGTGCCATTAGGCGTTGGCATCGGAGTTGGTGTCTACTGA